Within Paralichthys olivaceus isolate ysfri-2021 chromosome 19, ASM2471397v2, whole genome shotgun sequence, the genomic segment GAAGGACATGGTTGCTGCCATTGACCACAATTACAACACCTCTGCATTCAAAGGTATGCTGTCCATCCCAAAGCATACACACACGCTTTAGTTTATTGTTCACCACTGATGTCTTCTTGTCAACGACCACCACTATAaggaagaacaacacacacagggaggatcttttttttttcagactagAACTTTTATTCTGTGTATTGATCAGTAAGTGGTACATAACTTAACACATCCAATGGGACATagttgttttgaaaaaaaatgcagtTGAAATTtctcattctgtgtttttaatagtcACAGTACAATGTGCTGATCTCTAATACATATAATACAacagttttgtttgtattttgtatgtatATTACAGGAAATTTCAAAACACTcatgaaaaaaaccaaacacaaataaGACGTACTGTAAATGTTACAGGCATTTGTAGAGCACCACTTGAGATATCTTCCAATATTGTTTCATGATTCCTAAAATTGCCAAGGAACACACAAGATGAACTGGGAAATGGGTTGAATTTGATCCACATATTATAACATTTTAGTGAGCACTCACTAAGCATTCCTCTGTTAGGAATTTGAAGACTTTTTCAtaattgtaaatatataaatgaggCAGTTAAAATTACatcttgatttttctttcataCAAAATCTCAAATTCAAATCTTGAAAACTGATCTATTTCTCTGAGTAGTTAAATGTTTGTAAGGTTTTGAGGTTTTCTTGGACTTTGAAATCACGTTGAGGCAATCAAGAACCCAGAGAAAGTGCAGTGAACATTATCTGCCGCAAATATACCATTACTCTCCTCATCAGGGACCTGTACATAGACTCTGTCACCGGGATGCAGCATAACAACAGCACTGCCTGACATCTGATCCAGGAAGCCCTTGTTGTACTCATCATAACTGAAAACAACTGGCTCCTCGTTTTTGTAGAGAGCCACCAATGCGTTTGCACCATTGACATGAACATGATAGCTGAAATAATAGAGGCCGGGGATCTGGCAGGTAAATTCACCGGTGTTGGCATCATAATGGTGCTCACCATTGTACAGAACCTGGTTGAACTGAATAGGAGTTGCAGCTGCGGGATAGGCCCTGGTCAACACAGCACTGAAGGCAGACATGGGTGCCTTCATCATCTCATGAGACATTACAACCTCATGGGACTTGACTGGCATGCTCTTCTCATGGTGGTAGACCACCTCTCCTGGTTGGCCAGGTGGACCAGGAGGACCTGCTGGGCCTGGAAGACCATCATGACCTCTTGACCCTGGAACTCCAGGTGGACCCTGGGGACCAGAAACACCCTTAGATGTTAAGCCAGCTGGACCAGGTGGGCCGGGAAGACCTGGATGGCCTTTAAGTCCAGGGAGGCCAGATGGACCAGTTGGACCAGATGGTCCCATAGGTCCTGGCCTTCCGTTCTCACCACTCTTTCCTGGTGCTCCTGGGGAACCTGTGTGTCCTTTATGTCCTGGTGCACCATTTGAACCAGGGAGTCCTGGAGCACCAGCATGGCCTTGTGAACCCTTTGCACCCTGAGGACCATTGTGACCTGGAATTCCTGAAGGGCCTACTGCTCCAGGGGTACCTGGTTTTCCTGTGAAACCTTGAGCTCCTTGATCACCTTTGGTTCCTCTTTGGCCAGGGGCACCAACCATACCAATGTCGCCTTTGGGTCCTGTTGGGCCTGCCTCACCTTGAAATCCCCTTGAACCTTGTGGACCAGCTGGGCCTATGGCACCTGGAGCACCTGGGTGACCAGTAAAGCCTGTTGGGCCTGGCTCTCCTTTTTGACCAGTGGTTCCAGAAGTACCAGGGGCTCCTCTGCTGCCTGGAATTCCAGGTTCACCTGTTTTGCCAACACCTGGCATACCAGGGGATCCTGTCTGACCAGCTGGACCCTGTGGACCTTTAGGCCCCATAGGTCCAGGCATACCTGGGGTACCGTTTTGGCCTGGCTTTCCTGATGCTCCTGTGCCTGGAGCACCAGTGTGACCCTTTGGTCCTGTCATACCCATTGGCCCAGGAGCACCATCTCTTCCTGGCATGCCGCTCTTGCCAGGCTCTCCAGGATAGCCAGTGGCACCAGGTTTACCAATTCCAGGTTTGCCTGGCATACCAGATGGACCCATTGGTCCAACTGCGCCTGGTTGTCCTTGAACACCAGGAACTCCAATACCTCTCTCTCCTTTGATGCCAGGAATACCAGGAATACCAGGATGTCCCTTCAGGCCAGGCTCTCCTCTTGGTCCCATTGCTCCAGGAATGCCACTTGGTCCAGGTTTTCCAACAGAAGAAAGCCCAGCAGGTCCGGGTGTTCCAGGTGAACCAGGTGCACCTCTGGGCCCCATTTGTCCAGGTGCGCCAGTTGCACCCCTCTCACCAGGGATGCCAGGGCCACCTGGTTTTCCAGGGCCACCAGGAGTACCAGGTTTACCTGCTTGAGAGTAGCCAGGGGGTCCAGCGGGTCCTGGTGGGCCTTGTGGTCCAGTATGCCCTACACCACTTTTTCCGGGAGGTCCAGGTGGTCCCATTGGACCTGGTTCTCCTGGAGGACCTTGAGCACCTTGCTCACCTGCAACGGCTagggaagaaagaaatatagatGCATGTGATATAATTATTTTGCAAGTATGATGTACAAGTTGATGATgcaggatatatatatatatatatatatatatatatttaatttatcattGGATTCAGTGAACTGTTTTActaaatcattttatatttgaaaaaaaaaagggcacgGCACAGTATTTACATGATGTGGTATGTAGATTTAGAAATTACACTTGAAAACATACAAGAAGCAAAAAACAGGCTTATAGTACTTGGTAATACCCAAATGGAGTGTACATGATcatttgtatgtgtatatgtataattTCTATTAGGCTATACATAATTATAGAATACATGACAACTCCCTGATCCATGAATAACCAAAAGTTTGGTGCTCTACTCCctagaaaaacaaagtgatttaaaacacTTCTCCCTATGATGGTGTAGGGACAgcaatctttttttctccaaggACAGACTTCACAGCCACACCAGTCTGCTGGCGTGAGACTCAGTACACCAGCTTCTGTGCATTTCAGTTTAATATGCCTGTTTGATACTGCACCCTTTAATTTCCTGCACTGCCCGTGGCCATGAATGTATAGTTAGTGGCGTGCAAGATGTCAACATTGACTTGCTGCACTTCCTACCACAAAGCGAAGAGTTCATGGGCAAGGTCAAAtgaatgcatgtgtttgcacAAATCTGCCATATAATGTCAATTCCTTATTTTACTGGAGGTTAATGCTCACAAATGTATATGTAGCACCATAGTCAACAACATAAGAACAATCCTACCTTATAAATCTACCTCATAAATTTGgagtttttctcattttattaaATGCATTACTTTTACCATAGAAGGATCTCAGGGGTTTAAGAGATTCAGAACTTTGGGATATTCAACAAGTTATCTGATCAGACTTTTTAAGTTTTCAacttttttaacattaatattaGTTGCTAACTTATGaattctaattttttttttgtaccatGCACAAAAGCATATGTGACAGGGTTTCTATTGTTGCCAAAAGAGACCTGACTCAAACAAATCCAGTTGTGTTGGCCTCTCTTTTGAAATGGTGTTTTTCAGAGGAAACTGCTTTGACAGGGCTGTCATTTTCAAACCACTTAAGGCTGTGCCTGAAATCCCATGAGGGAATAAATGAGCCAGAACTGGACCTTTGGCAGCCTGGAGGTGATACTGGCCACAGAAGCTAAGCCAAAACCTTCAAAGTACTAACATACTTCTCAGTGTACTACCAATATCCACTCTCCCTTTGGTTAAGTGTgagtagtttttctttttttcgtttgtggctttgtttattttttgaagAAATCAgcttttttctctgcagagtgaagttacaGTAAATTTGATGTGGTGTGTTGGATTTACTGTTGTTTCTCAGCAgtctgtgctgtttttatcttttattcattCTCATTGTATGGTGCgatttttaaaaccacaaagcaGTTTGTCAGGGTGTGCCTGCTACGTGGTAGCAACATCTGTCTTGGAGATTTGTCAAATTTGAGCTCTCATTGTCGActtactgtatgttttttttacacagaggCACGCAGTCAAACCACATCAGAAcctcttcaaaaaaaaagttggtgAAATAAATTCTCAACCATTTAGTCGGGTTATAAAATACAGTGTTACACCATGACCACAGcttgggttttattttattgcacaTGCGAAAATGACAGATTCCTTCTTAAACTATTATTTATCCAGGGCACAAGTGCTCTTTTACAGCTAGTCCTCACCTCTCAGTTATATACAAATTGACACATTCACAGCAGTTCAACCGTAGTCTTCTACCCTCAGCCTATGAGACGCTGAGAGGGACCCGCTGGGTGTGCACCTGCAGACAGTTGATGAGGGAGGGGTCTATAATTTCATGCCAAGATACATAAGACTGGATTTGAGCACAAGGTCAGAGGAgtggtgatgataatgatgataagtGTCGTGATGACTTGAATTTACAGTTAATTAACGGGAATgccttgtttttcttgttggaGGTTCACATATTCAGATTTGTGATTCAGTGTAATGGGACCTGTCACACTTTAAGTCATTTCATGGGGAGTGAGTAACTATTAatttttcaacatatttttgtttttatccatattgcatgtgaaacactttgagctgcatttcttgtatgaaaggtgctatacaattaaagtttatcattattattatttataagaaGACtaactatattttatttgttgactGTTGTAGAACATCTTTTGTGTGCACCTGCTGTCTTGCCTGTCAGCATCTTAAAAGTCTTTGAATTCCATTCAAAGTGTAACTTGAAGTgtcacttttattatttatttcatttatacttatttgaatataaacataaacCTGATGGATTCTGGAGCTGACGCACTCTAATAACATTGATTTGAAGAATTTTGAGGATTTCTTATCCTGCAAATTTACCCCAGCTGAATTTGAACCATCTCTTTTTGTATAAGTATCTTTCTTACTACTAGTGTACCTGCATTGTTATCACTTGATATAACCTGAACAATTGTTGGGTGAAAAGACACATTGCACTCACCATGGCTCTTGACGGGGTAGGGAGTCTTGCTCACTTTGGGCACGTAGTACCTGTCAGGGGTTGCCTCGGCCAAAGccaggaggacgaggagaacGCTTGTTACCCTCAGATCCATCTTGTGAAGCCAAACCTGCAAAGACAAAATCCACTtatgaggaggagcagtgatgttCGCCTCTAATGACAATTAAACAAGTGTGAGTGACAATCTCAGAGC encodes:
- the col10a1b gene encoding collagen alpha-1(X) chain, coding for MDLRVTSVLLVLLALAEATPDRYYVPKVSKTPYPVKSHAVAGEQGAQGPPGEPGPMGPPGPPGKSGVGHTGPQGPPGPAGPPGYSQAGKPGTPGGPGKPGGPGIPGERGATGAPGQMGPRGAPGSPGTPGPAGLSSVGKPGPSGIPGAMGPRGEPGLKGHPGIPGIPGIKGERGIGVPGVQGQPGAVGPMGPSGMPGKPGIGKPGATGYPGEPGKSGMPGRDGAPGPMGMTGPKGHTGAPGTGASGKPGQNGTPGMPGPMGPKGPQGPAGQTGSPGMPGVGKTGEPGIPGSRGAPGTSGTTGQKGEPGPTGFTGHPGAPGAIGPAGPQGSRGFQGEAGPTGPKGDIGMVGAPGQRGTKGDQGAQGFTGKPGTPGAVGPSGIPGHNGPQGAKGSQGHAGAPGLPGSNGAPGHKGHTGSPGAPGKSGENGRPGPMGPSGPTGPSGLPGLKGHPGLPGPPGPAGLTSKGVSGPQGPPGVPGSRGHDGLPGPAGPPGPPGQPGEVVYHHEKSMPVKSHEVVMSHEMMKAPMSAFSAVLTRAYPAAATPIQFNQVLYNGEHHYDANTGEFTCQIPGLYYFSYHVHVNGANALVALYKNEEPVVFSYDEYNKGFLDQMSGSAVVMLHPGDRVYVQVPDEESNGIFAADNVHCTFSGFLIAST